One segment of Halalkalicoccus tibetensis DNA contains the following:
- a CDS encoding MATE family efflux transporter, protein MVRLAWPMVVIQLLQVAYNVADTAFLGAVSEDAVGALSLAFPLIFFLISVGGGFTAAGAILVAQYTGAESGRSADVIAGQTLAFVTLLACVLAVLGYLSTDWLLSLFPAGGGTEERIVPLASDYMRIYFLGLPFLFGFFIFVSIMRGYGNTRTPMRVMVVSVAVNVALDPLLIFGLGPVPRMEIEGAAIATIAARAVATGLGLYVLFYTDAGPDIEAGDLVPRFGHVRDIVELGTPSAIEQSSSSLAFVVLTGMVVAFPPEIVAAYGLGNRLISLVFLPAMGLSQALDTVVGQNLGADRPDRAARASKLAMGLVSVVMAVLTAIAYLFPEPIVGIFLTADTPGAATTIAYGVEYLRIAAFMFVFLGVLQVILGTFRGAGNTKTAMVFSLITLWAVRVPLTYYLVFVAGWAETGIWVAVVMGDVVGCVAALAWWARGTWKERYVEVETGPAAPAED, encoded by the coding sequence ATGGTCCGCCTCGCGTGGCCGATGGTCGTCATCCAGCTGCTGCAGGTCGCGTACAACGTCGCCGACACGGCGTTTCTCGGCGCGGTCTCGGAGGACGCCGTCGGCGCGCTGAGCCTCGCCTTCCCCCTCATCTTCTTCCTCATCTCGGTGGGCGGGGGGTTTACCGCCGCCGGCGCGATCCTCGTCGCCCAGTACACGGGCGCCGAGAGCGGCCGGAGCGCCGACGTGATCGCGGGCCAGACGCTGGCGTTCGTCACCCTACTGGCCTGTGTACTGGCCGTCCTCGGCTACCTCTCGACCGATTGGCTGCTCTCGCTGTTCCCGGCGGGCGGCGGTACTGAAGAGCGGATCGTTCCGTTGGCCTCGGACTACATGCGGATCTACTTCCTCGGCCTGCCCTTCCTCTTCGGCTTCTTCATCTTCGTCTCGATCATGCGCGGCTACGGCAACACCCGCACGCCGATGCGCGTGATGGTCGTCAGCGTCGCGGTCAACGTCGCGCTCGACCCCCTGCTGATCTTCGGGCTCGGCCCGGTCCCCCGCATGGAGATCGAGGGTGCGGCGATCGCCACCATCGCCGCTCGGGCGGTCGCCACGGGGCTCGGGCTGTACGTCCTCTTCTACACCGACGCCGGCCCGGACATCGAGGCCGGCGACCTCGTCCCCCGGTTCGGTCACGTCCGCGACATCGTCGAACTGGGGACCCCGAGCGCGATCGAGCAGTCGTCCTCGTCGCTCGCGTTCGTCGTCCTGACGGGGATGGTCGTCGCCTTCCCGCCCGAGATCGTCGCCGCCTACGGGCTCGGAAACCGCTTGATCTCGCTCGTCTTCCTCCCCGCGATGGGGCTCTCCCAGGCGCTCGATACCGTCGTCGGCCAGAACCTCGGGGCCGACCGGCCCGACCGGGCCGCACGGGCCTCGAAGCTCGCGATGGGGTTGGTCTCGGTAGTGATGGCGGTTCTGACGGCAATCGCCTACCTGTTTCCCGAGCCCATCGTCGGGATCTTCCTCACCGCCGACACTCCCGGAGCCGCGACGACCATCGCCTACGGCGTCGAGTACCTGCGGATCGCGGCGTTCATGTTCGTCTTTCTGGGCGTTCTGCAGGTGATCCTCGGGACGTTCCGCGGGGCGGGCAACACCAAGACCGCGATGGTGTTCTCGCTGATCACGCTGTGGGCCGTTCGCGTGCCCCTGACCTACTACCTGGTGTTCGTCGCCGGCTGGGCCGAGACGGGGATCTGGGTCGCGGTCGTGATGGGCGACGTCGTCGGCTGTGTCGCGGCGCTCGCGTGGTGGGCGCGGGGGACGTGGAAGGAACGATACGTCGAGGTCGAGACCGGCCCCGCAGCGCCCGCGGAGGACTGA
- a CDS encoding phosphoribosyltransferase, producing MSDLPEEFNCTVTNWEYIYGLCRTVSTEVKRSEFEPDVIVALARGGWFAGRCICDFLGLDDLTSLKMEHYVGTAQKSGEPQIRYPMPEGSVQGKDVLVIDDIADTGGSIERAHEYVSERGADEVRTATLQLLQTSEFEPDFIGERLEEWTWVVYPWNFIEDMIDLISGVMEKADEGTFSSEDVRHYLSEYHDVDRMEMEIAQPNRMNEVLVEMERREVIARDGANQWRLTES from the coding sequence ATGTCCGATCTCCCCGAGGAGTTCAACTGTACGGTCACCAACTGGGAGTACATCTACGGGCTCTGTCGGACGGTAAGCACCGAGGTCAAACGATCGGAGTTCGAGCCGGACGTGATCGTCGCGCTGGCGCGCGGGGGATGGTTCGCGGGGCGCTGTATCTGTGACTTCCTCGGGCTCGACGACCTGACGAGCCTGAAGATGGAACACTACGTGGGGACGGCACAGAAGAGCGGCGAGCCGCAGATCCGTTACCCGATGCCCGAGGGCTCGGTGCAGGGAAAGGACGTCCTGGTCATCGACGACATCGCCGACACCGGCGGGTCGATCGAGCGTGCCCACGAGTACGTCAGCGAACGCGGGGCGGACGAGGTCCGCACCGCGACGCTTCAACTGCTCCAGACCAGCGAGTTCGAGCCGGACTTCATCGGCGAGCGCCTCGAGGAGTGGACCTGGGTCGTCTACCCGTGGAACTTCATCGAGGACATGATCGACCTGATCTCGGGCGTCATGGAGAAGGCCGACGAGGGGACGTTCTCGTCCGAGGACGTTCGCCACTACCTCTCCGAGTACCACGACGTCGACCGCATGGAGATGGAGATCGCCCAGCCCAACCGAATGAACGAGGTGCTCGTCGAGATGGAACGGCGCGAGGTGATCGCGCGCGACGGCGCCAACCAGTGGCGACTGACCGAGAGCTGA
- a CDS encoding HalOD1 output domain-containing protein gives MTDDIQYETAHRTDGEERRAFRTLERGPGDGPIHPVVVEVVGSLLDVSPGDLDPMFDSLDTEALDALCRADPDARLRVGFVYHGCSVAIRCEGATVHVSASAPSRGSGPDPRQTT, from the coding sequence GTGACAGATGATATCCAGTACGAAACAGCGCACAGGACGGATGGAGAGGAGCGGCGGGCGTTCCGGACCCTCGAACGCGGCCCCGGCGACGGGCCGATCCACCCCGTCGTCGTCGAGGTCGTCGGGTCGCTGCTCGACGTTTCCCCGGGCGACCTCGACCCGATGTTCGACTCGCTCGACACCGAGGCCCTCGACGCCCTCTGTCGGGCGGACCCCGACGCCCGGCTCCGGGTCGGGTTCGTCTATCACGGCTGTTCGGTGGCGATCCGGTGCGAGGGAGCGACGGTCCACGTATCGGCGTCGGCTCCCTCGAGGGGCTCGGGCCCCGATCCGAGACAGACCACTTAA
- a CDS encoding twin-arginine translocation signal domain-containing protein — protein sequence MIETDPAMSRRRFLQLAGTAAIASVAGCGDADEEENGDEDDDPAGEEEGAEGTETEDPLDADGEGDDGEVDEDDAGGPDEGDEDETDEEEGAAEDDDEDETDEG from the coding sequence ATGATCGAGACCGATCCAGCGATGAGTCGACGCCGGTTCCTGCAGCTCGCCGGCACGGCGGCCATCGCCTCGGTCGCCGGCTGCGGCGACGCCGACGAGGAGGAGAACGGCGACGAGGACGACGACCCCGCCGGGGAGGAGGAGGGGGCCGAGGGAACGGAGACAGAGGACCCCCTCGACGCCGACGGCGAGGGCGACGACGGGGAAGTGGACGAGGACGACGCGGGCGGTCCGGACGAGGGCGACGAAGACGAAACCGACGAGGAAGAGGGGGCGGCCGAGGACGACGACGAGGACGAGACCGACGAAGGGTAG
- a CDS encoding PhzF family phenazine biosynthesis protein: protein MSEETRRLSMAVVDAFTDEPLSGNAAGVIPEADGLDDDQRQAIAREIAASETAFLSGSERADRRIRYFSPTTEVDLCGHATIASHAHLFERGEIEAGTHTLETNVGVLEIELRSDGTVWMTQDEPEIEPVDLAYEAVADALGVDPAALADVGADLPPAVASTGLPFLVVPVNFLEHLGNAEPDEGAVAELCESVDAAGLYAFTFDTLTAEATLHGRLFAPPLGIAEDPVTGTASGAVGAYLRAVDAFGEDFPDEMVLEQGHFLDCPGEVRVRVGEDVRVGGRAVEAISGSITIAEDEDEDGLIEA from the coding sequence ATGAGCGAGGAGACACGGCGGCTGTCGATGGCCGTCGTCGACGCCTTCACCGACGAGCCGCTCTCGGGCAACGCCGCGGGCGTGATACCGGAGGCCGACGGCCTGGACGACGACCAGCGGCAAGCGATCGCCCGCGAGATCGCGGCCAGCGAGACCGCCTTCCTCTCGGGTTCGGAGCGGGCGGACCGGCGGATCCGGTACTTCTCACCGACCACGGAGGTCGACCTCTGTGGCCACGCCACGATCGCGAGCCACGCCCACCTGTTCGAGAGAGGCGAGATCGAGGCCGGCACCCACACCCTCGAGACGAACGTCGGCGTCCTCGAGATCGAGCTCCGCTCGGACGGGACCGTCTGGATGACCCAGGACGAGCCGGAGATCGAGCCCGTCGACCTCGCGTACGAGGCGGTCGCCGACGCGCTGGGGGTCGACCCCGCCGCGCTCGCGGACGTCGGCGCGGATCTGCCGCCGGCGGTGGCCTCGACTGGCCTCCCCTTTCTCGTGGTGCCGGTGAACTTCCTCGAACACCTCGGGAACGCCGAGCCCGACGAGGGGGCGGTCGCGGAGCTCTGTGAATCGGTCGACGCCGCGGGGCTGTATGCCTTCACGTTCGACACCCTCACGGCGGAGGCGACCCTCCACGGGCGGCTGTTCGCGCCGCCCCTGGGGATCGCGGAGGACCCCGTGACGGGGACCGCGAGCGGCGCGGTCGGCGCGTACCTCCGGGCGGTCGACGCCTTCGGCGAGGACTTCCCCGACGAGATGGTCCTCGAACAGGGCCACTTCCTCGATTGTCCCGGGGAGGTCAGGGTTCGGGTCGGCGAGGACGTGCGGGTCGGCGGGCGGGCCGTCGAGGCGATCTCGGGGTCGATCACGATCGCCGAGGACGAGGACGAAGACGGACTGATCGAGGCGTAG
- the ppsA gene encoding pyruvate, water dikinase: protein MAVRWLADIGSDDLEIVGGKGASLGELTGAGLPVPSAFIVTAGTYREFIDDAGIADEIHAAVDVDVEDSAALATAQERAEELILETPFPEELREEILASYGSFGDDPFVAVRSSATAEDLPDASFAGQQETFLNVTEEDLLERVKECWASLFTQRAIYYRKQQGFDSEDVNIAVVVQRMVDAEKSGVMFTSHPSTGDPRIIIEAAWGLGEAVVAGSVSPDNYVVDRESGEIEEETIATKKVMCVRDEESGETVEREVPEERRDERVLEDGEIEQLIALGERVEDHYGTPQDVEWAIVEGEVFMLQSRPITTISEGEAEESESGLMEGIADGNGGSMEYEEREGDGEELVHGLGSSPGRASGAARIVTKLDQLDKVEEGDIIVTEMTTPDMVPAMKRASGIVTDEGGMTSHAAIVSRELGVPAVVGTSNGTKVIEDGQQITIDGERGSVEAGRTSDEPDHEPVEDVRPETPVKPMTATEVKVNVSIPEAAERAAATGADGVGLLRIEHMILSLGKTPQKFVADNGEKAYVDEIVDGIRGVADEFYPRPVRVRTLDAPTDEFRQLEGGEDEPHEHNPMLGYRGIRRSLDRPDVFEYELRAFSRLYEMGYDNVEIMFPLVNDAEDVLAARRLMEEAGIDAERRSWGVMIETPASALSIEGMAEAGIDFASFGTNDLTQYTLAVDRNNGNVADRFDELHPAVLELIESTIDTCREHDVDTSICGQAGSKPKMVQHLVNTGVSSISANIDAVRDVQHEAKRVEQKLLLDSIR, encoded by the coding sequence ATGGCAGTACGCTGGCTTGCGGACATCGGGTCGGACGATCTCGAAATCGTCGGCGGGAAGGGCGCCTCGTTGGGCGAGCTGACGGGGGCGGGGCTGCCGGTCCCGTCGGCGTTCATCGTCACCGCCGGAACGTACCGCGAGTTCATCGACGACGCCGGGATCGCCGACGAGATCCACGCGGCCGTCGACGTCGACGTCGAGGACTCGGCGGCGCTCGCGACCGCCCAGGAGCGTGCCGAGGAGCTCATCCTCGAGACCCCCTTCCCCGAGGAGCTCCGCGAGGAGATCCTCGCCTCCTACGGGTCGTTCGGCGACGACCCCTTCGTCGCGGTGCGATCGTCGGCGACCGCCGAGGACCTGCCCGACGCCTCCTTCGCCGGCCAGCAGGAGACGTTCCTCAACGTCACCGAGGAGGACCTCTTAGAGCGCGTCAAGGAGTGTTGGGCCTCGCTGTTCACCCAGCGCGCGATCTACTACCGCAAGCAGCAGGGCTTCGACAGCGAGGACGTCAACATCGCGGTCGTCGTCCAGCGGATGGTCGACGCCGAGAAGTCGGGCGTGATGTTCACGAGCCACCCCTCGACGGGCGACCCGCGGATCATCATCGAGGCCGCCTGGGGGCTCGGCGAGGCGGTCGTCGCGGGCTCGGTCTCCCCGGACAACTACGTCGTCGACCGCGAAAGCGGCGAGATCGAGGAGGAGACGATCGCGACCAAGAAGGTCATGTGCGTCCGCGACGAGGAGAGCGGCGAGACCGTCGAGCGGGAGGTCCCCGAGGAGCGGCGCGACGAGCGCGTGCTCGAGGACGGGGAGATCGAGCAGCTGATCGCGCTGGGCGAGCGCGTCGAGGACCACTACGGGACGCCCCAGGACGTCGAGTGGGCGATCGTGGAGGGAGAGGTGTTCATGCTCCAGTCGCGCCCGATCACGACGATCAGCGAGGGCGAGGCCGAGGAGTCCGAGTCCGGGCTGATGGAGGGGATCGCCGACGGCAACGGCGGCTCGATGGAGTACGAGGAACGGGAGGGCGACGGCGAGGAGCTGGTCCACGGGCTGGGTTCCAGCCCGGGACGGGCTAGCGGCGCCGCCCGCATCGTCACGAAGCTCGACCAGCTCGACAAGGTCGAGGAGGGCGACATCATCGTCACCGAGATGACGACGCCCGACATGGTGCCCGCGATGAAGCGCGCCTCGGGGATCGTCACCGACGAGGGCGGGATGACCTCCCACGCGGCGATCGTTTCCAGGGAGCTGGGCGTGCCCGCCGTCGTCGGGACGAGCAACGGCACGAAGGTCATCGAGGACGGCCAGCAGATCACGATCGACGGCGAGCGCGGCAGCGTCGAGGCCGGCCGGACGAGCGACGAGCCGGATCACGAACCCGTCGAGGACGTCCGCCCCGAAACGCCCGTCAAGCCGATGACCGCGACCGAGGTGAAGGTCAACGTCTCCATCCCGGAAGCCGCCGAACGGGCCGCCGCGACCGGCGCCGACGGCGTCGGCCTGCTGCGGATCGAGCACATGATCCTCTCGCTGGGGAAGACCCCCCAGAAGTTCGTCGCCGACAACGGCGAGAAGGCCTACGTCGACGAGATCGTCGACGGGATCCGGGGCGTGGCCGACGAGTTCTACCCCCGCCCGGTGCGGGTGCGGACCCTCGACGCCCCGACCGACGAGTTCCGCCAGCTCGAGGGCGGCGAGGACGAACCCCACGAGCACAACCCGATGCTCGGCTATCGGGGGATCCGCCGGAGCCTCGACCGTCCGGACGTCTTCGAGTACGAGCTGCGGGCCTTCTCGCGGCTCTACGAGATGGGCTACGACAACGTCGAGATCATGTTCCCGCTCGTCAACGACGCCGAGGACGTGCTCGCCGCACGCCGGCTGATGGAGGAGGCGGGGATCGACGCCGAGCGCCGGTCGTGGGGCGTGATGATCGAGACGCCCGCGAGCGCGCTCTCGATCGAGGGGATGGCCGAGGCCGGCATCGACTTCGCCTCCTTCGGCACCAACGACCTCACCCAGTACACACTGGCCGTCGACCGCAACAACGGCAACGTCGCCGACCGGTTCGACGAGCTCCACCCCGCAGTGCTGGAGCTGATCGAGAGCACCATCGACACCTGTCGGGAGCACGACGTCGACACCAGCATCTGCGGGCAGGCCGGCTCGAAGCCCAAGATGGTCCAGCACCTCGTCAACACCGGCGTGAGCTCGATCAGCGCGAACATCGACGCCGTCCGGGACGTCCAGCACGAGGCCAAGCGGGTCGAGCAGAAGCTGCTGTTGGACTCGATTCGCTGA
- a CDS encoding universal stress protein, with protein MYDIIVGVDTDAERAVAQAEAIAELPGGDEIRAILIHVFDDEDGDVESLGAINEARRILEEAGVEVETEGIVGDPAIAILDSAERHDADCICVAGRERSPAGKAIFGSVTQDVVIGAERPTLVCSAEGE; from the coding sequence ATGTACGACATCATCGTCGGGGTGGACACGGACGCCGAACGGGCGGTCGCACAGGCCGAGGCGATCGCGGAGCTACCGGGAGGCGACGAGATCCGCGCGATCCTGATCCACGTCTTCGACGACGAGGACGGCGACGTGGAGTCGCTCGGGGCGATCAACGAGGCACGGAGGATCCTCGAGGAGGCGGGCGTCGAGGTCGAGACCGAGGGGATCGTCGGCGACCCGGCGATAGCGATCCTCGACTCGGCCGAGCGCCACGACGCCGACTGCATCTGCGTCGCCGGCCGCGAGCGAAGCCCGGCGGGCAAGGCGATCTTCGGCAGCGTCACCCAGGACGTCGTCATCGGGGCGGAGCGGCCGACGCTGGTCTGTAGCGCCGAGGGCGAGTGA
- the metG gene encoding methionine--tRNA ligase — MSHDDYPTDHPAVVTCGLPYANGDLHIGHLRTYVSGDTLARSLRRVGQETAFVSGSDMHGTPVAVNAEKQGISPEEFALEYHEKYAATFPEFGVEFDNYGHTHDETNTELTREFVREWIDEGHVYEKEIQVAWDPEVDQPLPDRYVEGTCPYCGEKARGDECDEGCQRHLEPGEIEDPTSTLTGNPAEYRAREHEFLRLSDFQEYLKGFLGRLEGTSNARNQPKEWVEGELQDLCITRDMDWGIDYPGEGKEDLVLYVWVDAPIEYVASTKQYSERVGAEEFDWAEPWKEGEGELIHVIGRDIIQHHTVFWPAMLRGAGYNEPRAVMASGFVNLDGKAFSTSRNRAIWADDYLEEGFDPDLLRYYLVTTGGFQQDIDFSWERFQERVNGELVGNFGNFVYRSLLFAHRNFDGTPEADVSEEVLAEINDAMGEFREGLNDYALREAVQAGIRLSRFGNEYIQRNEPWKLVDEDEERAAGVIRDCVQLAKATAVLLEPILPHAAERLWGQLGEEGSVHGARLKDCLEATPEEFSEPEALFEKVEDDRVETLNEKLAERVDAASAESEGDGDGDDESAEATGLEPVSEERIGFEEFQELDIRIGEVELAEGIEGADDLARLEVDIGVETRQIVAGIKRLHDLESLPGTRVVILANLEPAELFGVESNGMLLAAGEDADLLTTLGDSEPGTKVR, encoded by the coding sequence ATGAGCCACGACGACTATCCGACGGACCATCCCGCGGTGGTCACCTGCGGACTGCCGTACGCCAACGGCGACCTGCACATCGGCCACCTGCGGACCTACGTCAGCGGCGACACCCTCGCACGCTCGCTGCGGCGGGTCGGCCAGGAGACCGCGTTCGTCTCCGGGTCGGACATGCACGGGACGCCCGTCGCGGTCAACGCCGAGAAGCAGGGAATCTCCCCCGAGGAGTTCGCGCTGGAGTACCACGAGAAGTACGCGGCGACGTTCCCGGAGTTCGGCGTCGAGTTCGACAACTACGGCCACACCCACGACGAGACCAACACCGAACTCACCCGGGAGTTCGTCCGCGAGTGGATCGACGAGGGCCACGTCTACGAGAAGGAGATCCAGGTCGCCTGGGACCCCGAGGTCGACCAGCCCCTCCCCGACAGATACGTCGAGGGGACCTGTCCTTACTGCGGGGAGAAGGCCCGCGGCGACGAGTGCGACGAGGGCTGTCAGCGCCACCTCGAGCCCGGCGAGATCGAGGACCCCACGAGCACCCTCACCGGGAACCCCGCGGAGTACCGCGCCCGCGAGCACGAGTTTCTCCGGCTGTCCGACTTCCAGGAGTACCTGAAGGGCTTTCTCGGGCGCTTGGAGGGAACGAGCAACGCCCGCAACCAGCCCAAGGAGTGGGTCGAGGGCGAGCTCCAGGACCTCTGTATCACCCGCGACATGGACTGGGGGATCGACTATCCGGGCGAGGGCAAGGAGGACCTCGTGCTCTACGTCTGGGTCGATGCGCCCATCGAATACGTCGCGAGCACCAAACAGTACTCCGAACGGGTCGGCGCTGAGGAGTTCGACTGGGCCGAGCCGTGGAAGGAGGGCGAGGGCGAGCTGATCCACGTCATCGGCCGAGACATCATCCAGCACCACACCGTCTTCTGGCCCGCGATGCTGCGCGGAGCGGGCTACAACGAGCCCCGGGCGGTGATGGCGAGCGGGTTCGTCAACCTCGACGGGAAGGCCTTCTCCACGAGCCGGAACCGGGCGATCTGGGCCGACGACTACCTCGAGGAGGGGTTCGACCCCGACTTGCTCAGATACTACCTCGTCACCACCGGCGGCTTCCAGCAGGACATCGACTTCTCCTGGGAGCGCTTCCAGGAGCGGGTCAACGGCGAGCTGGTGGGTAACTTCGGGAACTTCGTCTACCGTTCGTTACTGTTTGCCCACCGGAACTTCGACGGGACCCCCGAGGCGGACGTCAGCGAGGAGGTGCTCGCGGAGATCAACGACGCGATGGGCGAGTTCCGCGAGGGGCTCAACGACTACGCGCTTCGCGAGGCGGTCCAGGCGGGGATCCGCCTGTCGCGCTTCGGCAACGAGTACATCCAGCGCAACGAGCCCTGGAAGCTCGTCGACGAGGACGAGGAGCGCGCGGCAGGGGTCATCCGCGACTGCGTCCAGCTCGCGAAGGCCACGGCGGTCCTCCTCGAGCCGATCCTCCCGCACGCCGCCGAACGCCTCTGGGGGCAGCTCGGCGAGGAGGGGTCGGTTCACGGGGCTCGACTGAAGGACTGTCTCGAAGCCACTCCAGAAGAGTTCAGCGAGCCCGAAGCCCTCTTCGAGAAGGTCGAGGACGACCGGGTCGAGACGCTCAACGAGAAGCTCGCCGAACGCGTCGACGCCGCGAGCGCGGAAAGCGAGGGCGACGGGGACGGAGACGACGAGAGCGCGGAGGCGACGGGCCTCGAACCGGTCAGTGAAGAACGGATCGGCTTCGAGGAGTTCCAGGAGCTCGACATCCGCATCGGCGAGGTCGAGCTCGCGGAGGGCATCGAGGGCGCGGACGATCTCGCGCGTCTTGAGGTGGACATCGGCGTCGAGACGCGCCAGATCGTCGCCGGGATCAAGCGGCTGCACGACCTCGAGAGCCTGCCCGGCACGCGGGTGGTGATCCTCGCCAATCTGGAGCCCGCGGAGCTGTTCGGCGTCGAAAGCAACGGAATGCTGCTCGCGGCGGGCGAGGACGCGGACCTGCTGACGACGCTCGGCGACAGCGAGCCAGGGACGAAGGTCAGGTGA
- a CDS encoding GYD domain-containing protein, with translation MPTYAGLVDVEDREFQNVQELASLWGEIRTELERFDVRIEESYAVLGEYDFIVVFEAPDRDSAVQAALTIQGYGLDMQTMEATDTDHFADLVGDR, from the coding sequence ATGCCGACGTACGCCGGACTCGTCGACGTGGAGGACCGGGAGTTCCAGAACGTCCAGGAGCTGGCCTCGCTGTGGGGCGAGATCCGCACCGAGCTCGAACGCTTCGACGTGCGCATCGAGGAGTCGTACGCCGTCCTCGGCGAGTACGACTTCATCGTCGTCTTCGAGGCGCCCGATCGCGACAGCGCGGTCCAGGCCGCCCTCACGATCCAGGGCTACGGGCTCGACATGCAGACGATGGAGGCCACCGATACCGATCACTTCGCCGACCTCGTCGGGGATCGCTGA
- the pyk gene encoding pyruvate kinase produces MRNAKIVCTLGPASDDRRTIRELADAGMSVARLNASHGNLEDRAELIERVKGVDDGSEKPVATMLDTKGPEIRTAPLEEPIELEAGSTVRFVEGDEATPEEVGLSIPITGVEPGDTVLLDDGRIETTVEGVEGDAVVARVESGGPLPGRKGVNVPGVELDLDVVTEKDRRDLQLAAEKGADFVAASFVRDAEDVHEVGATIEEFGEPIPIVSKIERAGAVENLEEIIDASYGIMVARGDLGVECPMEDVPMIQKRIIHKCRDAGVPVITATEMLDSMVHSRRPTRAEASDVANAVLDGTDAVMLSGETAIGDHPVRVVDAMDSIVREVERSDEYDELREQRVPGPSDSRTEGLARAARYLARDLDASAVVAASESGYTARKMAKYRPGVPVVASTPTEHVRRQLALSWGVNAQYAPFTDQGTNDVIENAVSAALDSGVAESGDTVVVLSGMMTEIEGAGTTNMLKVHVAAETVETGTGVVSGRASGPVVTVADGDLSGIEPGSVVALPEGFDAEFTGDLSAVGAIVDARSGMTGYPAMVAREVGLPMVSGADLTGVPDGTVVTVDAERGVIYEGELASPDERRETDVPRRTGSE; encoded by the coding sequence ATGAGAAACGCGAAGATCGTCTGTACGCTGGGGCCGGCCTCCGACGACCGGCGCACGATCCGCGAGCTCGCGGACGCGGGCATGTCGGTCGCGCGGCTCAACGCGAGCCACGGCAACCTCGAGGACCGCGCGGAGCTGATCGAGCGCGTCAAAGGGGTCGACGACGGTTCCGAGAAGCCCGTCGCGACGATGCTCGACACGAAGGGACCGGAGATCCGCACCGCGCCCCTCGAGGAGCCGATCGAGCTCGAGGCGGGCTCGACGGTCCGGTTCGTCGAGGGCGACGAGGCCACCCCGGAGGAGGTCGGCCTCTCGATCCCCATCACGGGTGTCGAGCCCGGCGACACCGTGCTGCTCGACGACGGTCGGATCGAGACGACCGTCGAGGGCGTCGAGGGCGATGCCGTCGTGGCCCGCGTCGAGAGCGGCGGCCCGCTCCCGGGCCGGAAGGGCGTCAACGTCCCCGGCGTCGAGCTCGACCTCGACGTCGTCACCGAGAAGGACCGCCGGGACCTACAGCTCGCCGCCGAGAAGGGCGCCGATTTCGTCGCGGCCTCGTTCGTCCGGGACGCCGAGGACGTCCACGAGGTCGGCGCGACGATCGAGGAGTTCGGCGAGCCGATCCCCATCGTCTCGAAGATCGAGCGCGCGGGGGCCGTCGAGAACCTCGAGGAGATCATCGACGCCTCCTACGGCATCATGGTCGCCCGCGGGGACCTAGGCGTCGAGTGTCCGATGGAGGACGTCCCGATGATCCAGAAGCGCATCATCCACAAATGTCGGGACGCGGGCGTGCCCGTCATCACCGCCACCGAGATGCTCGACTCGATGGTCCACTCCCGACGGCCGACCCGCGCGGAGGCCTCCGACGTCGCGAACGCGGTGCTGGACGGCACCGACGCCGTGATGCTCTCGGGCGAGACGGCGATCGGCGATCACCCCGTCCGGGTCGTCGACGCGATGGACAGCATCGTCCGCGAGGTCGAGCGAAGCGACGAGTACGACGAGCTGCGCGAACAGCGCGTTCCGGGCCCGAGCGACTCGCGTACGGAGGGGCTGGCACGGGCGGCGCGTTATCTCGCGCGGGACCTCGACGCCAGCGCCGTCGTCGCGGCGAGCGAGTCGGGTTACACCGCCCGGAAGATGGCGAAGTATCGCCCGGGCGTGCCGGTCGTCGCCTCGACGCCCACCGAGCACGTACGCCGCCAGCTCGCGCTGTCGTGGGGCGTCAACGCCCAGTACGCCCCCTTCACCGACCAAGGGACGAACGACGTGATCGAGAACGCCGTCAGCGCCGCGCTCGACTCGGGGGTCGCCGAGAGCGGCGACACCGTCGTCGTGCTCTCGGGGATGATGACCGAGATCGAGGGTGCGGGTACGACCAACATGCTGAAGGTCCACGTCGCCGCCGAGACCGTCGAGACGGGCACCGGCGTCGTCTCCGGGCGGGCGAGCGGCCCGGTGGTCACGGTCGCCGACGGCGATCTCTCGGGGATCGAGCCCGGGTCGGTCGTCGCGCTGCCCGAGGGGTTCGACGCGGAGTTCACGGGCGACCTCTCGGCGGTCGGCGCGATCGTCGACGCGCGCTCTGGGATGACGGGCTATCCCGCGATGGTCGCCCGCGAGGTCGGGCTTCCGATGGTCAGCGGTGCCGACCTGACCGGCGTGCCCGACGGGACGGTCGTCACCGTCGACGCCGAGCGGGGCGTGATCTACGAGGGCGAACTCGCGAGCCCCGACGAGCGCCGCGAGACGGACGTCCCGCGACGAACGGGGTCCGAGTGA